Proteins from one Ficedula albicollis isolate OC2 chromosome 3, FicAlb1.5, whole genome shotgun sequence genomic window:
- the LOC101821912 gene encoding uncharacterized protein LOC101821912 isoform X2 — MGGSVSALEKATVDSLMSLAKKKGETFNRSQLVDLLYWAKRRGFLKDTVDIFAERTWQAVGADLWEAIQTGNKEAKTLASTYRQLRQLIERLGAEAEVGLAAQTLVSPAAEKLSLSPEPLPPVTEPQSLSSDSSTSGPSSFDRLPDPPPVYVAAPAQKGPYDDLIPPWEPPPPAAPAAPAAPTSAVSPAPSAPPADPRSSATNPFLQPFPDPASVPLPDDMDIDVGPDASSTLHMQLAELTKAMVQLLAEMKRLDKGSSSQAVQKAYRQAHDAIVSGLKTLEDNSQPLLTAQQMDRRRRALQTIYDHAFDLDTAQHFLKTKQLPVLSPKEAERWIRQPEPPPSEGLVENFARWLKDKGDVKNAGGAEDHGKNECGGKVSGPSADPSFNMVKRWKGIVTNAELTGDFQFVTAPVVAAPIIRDASGNHYQPLNWNLIAKVQKSVIDYGVDNCLVRRQVEAVLKYQELVPADIKTIFELILGPTSYMLFLNKWQERLANKQLENLHLPDGDPLRYADLDMLMGQGQFLDPERQAMLHVRILAQSKAAALEAFSLLPQVGKSRQPYLQIRQDENEAFLKFVDRVKEGVESAPDIPHTVKDTILKEIILQNANMTCKRLLATLHPDVTILQMIEICSRAPMESEKERACIHTSALAAALTKANAAKAPSNKAPSDACYNCGHRGHTRKHCPLRLQKQRATATVPADSVFA, encoded by the exons ATGGGAGGCTCCGtttctgctttagaaaaagCGACGGTGGATTCATTGATGTCGTTAGcgaagaaaaagggagagacTTTTAATCGCTCGCAGCTTGTAGACTTGTTGTATTGGGCTAAACGCCGAGGGTTTTTGAAGGACACTGTAGATATTTTTGCGGAAAGGACTTGGCAAGCGGTGGGTGCTGATCTATGGGAGGCTATACAGACGGGGAACAAGGAGGCAAAGACGCTAGCTTCTACATATAGACAGCTGCGTCAGCTAATTGAACGATTGGGAGCTGAAGCGGAGGTTGGGTTGGCAGCGCAGACTCTGGTGTCACCGGCAGCGGAGAAGCTTTCGCTTTCTCCCGAACCACTTCCTCCTGTAACAGAGCCGCAGTCACTGTCATCAGACTCATCTACGTCTGGTCCATCATCCTTTGATCGACTGCCTGATCCTCCGCCTGTGTATGTTGCTGCACCGGCACAAAAGGGTCCTTATGATGACCTTATTCCCCCATGggagcctcctcctcctgccgctcccgctgctcctgctgctcctacTTCTGCTGTTTCCCCCGCTCCCTCCGCCCCACCTGCGGATCCCAGATCTTCCGCTAC CAATCCCTTTTTGCAACCCTTTCCCGACCCTGCTTCGGTGCCTTTGCCAGATGATATGGACATTGATGTGGGTCCGGATGCTTCTTCTACCCTACATATGCAACTAGCTGAGCTAACAAAGGCAATGGTACAGCTCTTAGCCGAAATGAAACGGTTAGACAAGGGCTCCTCTTCACAAGCGGTGCAAAAGGCATACCGGCAGGCTCATGATGCCATTGTCTCCGGATTAAAGACTCTGGAAGATAATTCCCAGCCTTTATTAACTGCTCAGCAAATGGATAGACGCAGGCGGGCTTTGCAGACGATATATGATCATGCCTTTGATTTGGACACTGCTCAACATTTCCTGAAAACTAAGCAGCTCCCAGTACTCTCTCCCAAGGAGGCAGAGAGATGGATAAGGCAGCCAGAGCCTCCTCCTTCTGAAGGACTGGTTGAGAACTTTGCAAGATGGTTGAAGGATAAGGGGGATGTAAAAAATGCAGGGGGAGCAGAAGATCATGGTAAAAACGAGTGTGGGGGTAAGGTTTCAGGACCCTCTGCGGATCCATCCTTTAACATGGTTAAAAGATGGAAAGGTATTGTAACTAATGCTGAATTAACAGGTGATTTTCAATTTGTTACTGCCCCGGTGGTTGCAGCCCCGATTATACGAGATGCCAGTGGAAATCATTATCAACCATTAAATTGGAACCTTATTGCTAAAGTACAAAAATCAGTGATAGATTATGGCGTAGACAACTGCTTAGTGCGTAGGCAGGTGGAAGCAGTATTGAAATACCAAGAATTGGTACCTGCTGACATTAAGACAATATTTGAGCTCATTCTTGGACCTACCAGTTATATGTTATTTCTCAATAAATGGCAAGAAAGATTGGCGAATAAACAATTGGAGAATTTACATTTGCCAGATGGTGATCCACTTCGATATGCAGATTTGGATATGCTTATGGGTCAAGGTCAGTTTCTGGACCCTGAGAGGCAGGCAATGTTGCATGTCCGTATATTGGCTCAAAGTAAGGCAGCAGCCCTAGAAGCCTTTTCGTTGCTTCCTCAAGTGGGCAAATCGCGGCAACCATACTTACAAATCCGTCAAGACGAAAATGAAGCCTTTTTGAAATTTGTTGATAGAGTTAAAGAGGGAGTGGAATCGGCCCCTGATATTCCTCATACCGTAAAAGATACCATACTTAAAGAGATAATTTTACAAAATGCCAATATGACATGTAAACGCTTGTTGGCCACATTGCATCCAGACGTGACCATTTTGCAAATGATTGAGATTTGTTCCAGGGCCCCTATGGagtcagaaaaggaaagagcGTGCATTCACACTTCCGCCTTAGCTGCTGCACTGACTAAGGCTAATGCAGCTAAAGCACCCAGCAATAAGGCTCCATCAGATGCATGTTACAATTGTGGACACCGTGGACACACCCGAAAACATTGCCCCTTAAGGCTGCAGAAGCAGCGTGCAACTGCTACTGTACCTGCGGATTCTGTTTTTGCGTGA
- the LOC101821912 gene encoding uncharacterized protein LOC101821912 isoform X1: MGGSVSALEKATVDSLMSLAKKKGETFNRSQLVDLLYWAKRRGFLKDTVDIFAERTWQAVGADLWEAIQTGNKEAKTLASTYRQLRQLIERLGAEAEVGLAAQTLVSPAAEKLSLSPEPLPPVTEPQSLSSDSSTSGPSSFDRLPDPPPVYVAAPAQKGPYDDLIPPWEPPPPAAPAAPAAPTSAVSPAPSAPPADPKSSSTNPFLQPFPDPASVPLPDDMDIDVGPDASSTLHMQLAELTKAMVQLLAEMKRLDKGSSSQAVQKAYRQAHDAIVSGLKTLEDNSQPLLTAQQMDRRRRALQTIYDHAFDLDTAQHFLKTKQLPVLSPKEAERWIRQPEPPPSEGLVENFARWLKDKGDVKNAGGAEDHGKNECGGKVSGPSADPSFNMVKRWKGIVTNAELTGDFQFVTAPVVAAPIIRDASGNHYQPLNWNLIAKVQKSVIDYGVDNCLVRRQVEAVLKYQELVPADIKTIFELILGPTSYMLFLNKWQERLANKQLENLHLPDGDPLRYADLDMLMGQGQFLDPERQAMLHVRILAQSKAAALEAFSLLPQVGKSRQPYLQIRQDENEAFLKFVDRVKEGVESAPDIPHTVKDTILKEIILQNANMTCKRLLATLHPDVTILQMIEICSRAPMESEKERACIHTSALAAALTKANAAKAPSNKAPSDACYNCGHRGHTRKHCPLRLQKQRATATVPADSVFA; the protein is encoded by the exons ATGGGAGGCTCCGtttctgctttagaaaaagCGACGGTGGATTCATTGATGTCGTTAGcgaagaaaaagggagagacTTTTAATCGCTCGCAGCTTGTAGACTTGTTGTATTGGGCTAAACGCCGAGGGTTTTTGAAGGACACTGTAGATATTTTTGCGGAAAGGACTTGGCAAGCGGTGGGTGCTGATCTATGGGAGGCTATACAGACGGGGAACAAGGAGGCAAAGACGCTAGCTTCTACATATAGACAGCTGCGTCAGCTAATTGAACGATTGGGAGCTGAAGCGGAGGTTGGGTTGGCAGCGCAGACTCTGGTGTCACCGGCAGCGGAGAAGCTTTCGCTTTCTCCCGAACCACTTCCTCCTGTAACAGAGCCGCAGTCACTGTCATCAGACTCATCTACGTCTGGTCCATCATCCTTTGATCGACTGCCTGATCCTCCGCCTGTGTATGTTGCTGCACCGGCACAAAAGGGTCCTTATGATGACCTTATTCCCCCATGggagcctcctcctcctgccgctcccgctgctcctgctgctcctacTTCTGCTGTTTCCCCCGCTCCCTCCGCCCCACCTGCGGATCCCA AATCTTCCTCTACCAATCCCTTTTTGCAACCCTTTCCCGACCCTGCTTCGGTGCCTTTGCCAGATGATATGGACATTGATGTGGGTCCGGATGCTTCTTCTACCCTACATATGCAACTAGCTGAGCTAACAAAGGCAATGGTACAGCTCTTAGCCGAAATGAAACGGTTAGACAAGGGCTCCTCTTCACAAGCGGTGCAAAAGGCATACCGGCAGGCTCATGATGCCATTGTCTCCGGATTAAAGACTCTGGAAGATAATTCCCAGCCTTTATTAACTGCTCAGCAAATGGATAGACGCAGGCGGGCTTTGCAGACGATATATGATCATGCCTTTGATTTGGACACTGCTCAACATTTCCTGAAAACTAAGCAGCTCCCAGTACTCTCTCCCAAGGAGGCAGAGAGATGGATAAGGCAGCCAGAGCCTCCTCCTTCTGAAGGACTGGTTGAGAACTTTGCAAGATGGTTGAAGGATAAGGGGGATGTAAAAAATGCAGGGGGAGCAGAAGATCATGGTAAAAACGAGTGTGGGGGTAAGGTTTCAGGACCCTCTGCGGATCCATCCTTTAACATGGTTAAAAGATGGAAAGGTATTGTAACTAATGCTGAATTAACAGGTGATTTTCAATTTGTTACTGCCCCGGTGGTTGCAGCCCCGATTATACGAGATGCCAGTGGAAATCATTATCAACCATTAAATTGGAACCTTATTGCTAAAGTACAAAAATCAGTGATAGATTATGGCGTAGACAACTGCTTAGTGCGTAGGCAGGTGGAAGCAGTATTGAAATACCAAGAATTGGTACCTGCTGACATTAAGACAATATTTGAGCTCATTCTTGGACCTACCAGTTATATGTTATTTCTCAATAAATGGCAAGAAAGATTGGCGAATAAACAATTGGAGAATTTACATTTGCCAGATGGTGATCCACTTCGATATGCAGATTTGGATATGCTTATGGGTCAAGGTCAGTTTCTGGACCCTGAGAGGCAGGCAATGTTGCATGTCCGTATATTGGCTCAAAGTAAGGCAGCAGCCCTAGAAGCCTTTTCGTTGCTTCCTCAAGTGGGCAAATCGCGGCAACCATACTTACAAATCCGTCAAGACGAAAATGAAGCCTTTTTGAAATTTGTTGATAGAGTTAAAGAGGGAGTGGAATCGGCCCCTGATATTCCTCATACCGTAAAAGATACCATACTTAAAGAGATAATTTTACAAAATGCCAATATGACATGTAAACGCTTGTTGGCCACATTGCATCCAGACGTGACCATTTTGCAAATGATTGAGATTTGTTCCAGGGCCCCTATGGagtcagaaaaggaaagagcGTGCATTCACACTTCCGCCTTAGCTGCTGCACTGACTAAGGCTAATGCAGCTAAAGCACCCAGCAATAAGGCTCCATCAGATGCATGTTACAATTGTGGACACCGTGGACACACCCGAAAACATTGCCCCTTAAGGCTGCAGAAGCAGCGTGCAACTGCTACTGTACCTGCGGATTCTGTTTTTGCGTGA